Proteins co-encoded in one Pseudomonas fluorescens genomic window:
- the gpmI gene encoding 2,3-bisphosphoglycerate-independent phosphoglycerate mutase, giving the protein MTTTPKPLVLMILDGFGHSDSPESNAVYAAKKPVLDRLWATVPNGLISGSGMDVGLPDGQMGNSEVGHMNLGAGRVVYQDFTRVTKAIRDGEFFENPTICAAVDKAVAAGKAVHFMGLLSDGGVHSHQDHLIAMAELAFKRGAEKIYLHAFLDGRDTPPKSAASSIELLDATFQALGKGRIASLIGRYYAMDRDNRWDRVAQAYNLIVDGKGEFNAATAQEGLEAAYARGESDEFVKATSIGEPVKVEDGDAVVFMNFRADRARELSRVFVEDGFKEFERARQPKVQYVGLTQYAASIPAPAAFAPGSLENVLGDYLAKNGKTQLRIAETEKYAHVTFFFSGGREEPFPGEERILIPSPKVATYDLQPEMSAPEVTDRIVEAIENQRYDVIVVNYANGDMVGHSGVFEAAVKAVECLDTCVGRIVDALEKVGGEALITADHGNVEQMADEATGQAHTAHTTEPVPFIYVGKRDLKVREGGVLADVAPTMLKLLGLEKPVEMTGTSILV; this is encoded by the coding sequence ATGACTACCACGCCTAAACCTTTGGTCCTGATGATTCTCGACGGCTTCGGTCACAGCGACAGCCCCGAATCCAACGCCGTCTATGCGGCCAAAAAGCCTGTGCTGGATCGCCTGTGGGCCACCGTGCCGAACGGCTTGATCTCGGGCAGCGGCATGGACGTCGGTCTGCCGGACGGCCAGATGGGCAACTCCGAAGTCGGCCACATGAACCTCGGCGCCGGGCGCGTGGTGTATCAGGACTTCACGCGTGTGACCAAAGCGATCCGCGACGGCGAGTTCTTCGAGAACCCGACCATCTGCGCCGCCGTGGACAAGGCCGTGGCCGCCGGCAAGGCCGTGCACTTCATGGGCCTGCTGTCGGATGGCGGCGTTCACAGCCATCAGGATCACCTGATCGCCATGGCCGAACTGGCCTTCAAGCGCGGCGCCGAAAAAATCTACCTGCACGCCTTCCTCGACGGCCGTGACACGCCGCCGAAAAGCGCCGCATCGTCGATCGAACTGCTCGACGCGACCTTCCAGGCCCTCGGCAAGGGCCGCATCGCCAGCCTGATCGGCCGCTACTACGCCATGGACCGCGACAACCGTTGGGATCGCGTGGCCCAGGCCTACAACCTGATCGTTGATGGCAAGGGCGAATTCAACGCCGCCACCGCCCAGGAAGGTCTGGAGGCCGCTTACGCCCGTGGCGAGAGCGACGAGTTCGTCAAGGCCACCAGCATCGGTGAGCCGGTGAAGGTCGAAGACGGCGACGCCGTGGTGTTCATGAACTTCCGCGCCGACCGCGCACGCGAGCTGAGCCGCGTGTTTGTCGAAGACGGTTTCAAGGAATTCGAGCGCGCACGCCAGCCAAAAGTGCAGTACGTGGGCCTGACTCAATACGCCGCCAGCATCCCGGCCCCCGCCGCCTTCGCGCCGGGCAGCCTGGAAAACGTGCTCGGCGACTACCTGGCGAAAAACGGCAAGACCCAGCTGCGCATCGCCGAAACCGAAAAATACGCCCACGTGACCTTCTTCTTCTCCGGTGGTCGCGAAGAGCCGTTCCCGGGCGAAGAGCGCATCCTGATCCCGTCGCCGAAAGTCGCCACTTATGACTTGCAGCCGGAAATGAGCGCGCCGGAAGTCACCGACCGCATCGTCGAGGCCATCGAGAACCAGCGCTATGACGTGATCGTGGTCAACTACGCCAACGGCGACATGGTCGGCCACAGCGGCGTGTTCGAAGCGGCAGTGAAAGCCGTTGAATGCCTGGACACCTGCGTCGGCCGGATCGTCGATGCCCTGGAAAAAGTCGGCGGCGAAGCGCTGATCACCGCCGACCACGGCAACGTCGAGCAAATGGCCGACGAAGCCACCGGCCAGGCGCACACCGCGCACACCACCGAGCCGGTGCCGTTCATTTATGTCGGCAAACGCGACCTCAAGGTCCGTGAAGGCGGCGTGCTGGCGGACGTGGCACCGACCATGCTCAAACTGCTGGGTCTGGAAAAACCGGTGGAAATGACTGGCACTTCGATTCTGGTCTGA
- a CDS encoding rhodanese-like domain-containing protein yields the protein MVAHLIEFATNHYILVGIFVVLLALLLAHTVQGGGKSLSTGELTALVNKDAGVVVDIRPSKEYAAGHIVGAVNIPQDKLAARIGELEKHKAKTIILVDALGQTAGTHARELMKSGFTAAKLSGGISSWKGDNLPLVK from the coding sequence ATGGTTGCTCACCTGATTGAATTTGCCACTAACCACTACATTCTTGTCGGTATCTTCGTCGTACTGCTGGCTTTGCTGCTGGCGCATACGGTGCAGGGCGGCGGTAAAAGCCTGAGTACCGGCGAGCTGACCGCACTGGTCAACAAGGACGCCGGCGTGGTGGTGGACATCCGTCCGAGCAAGGAATACGCCGCCGGTCACATCGTTGGCGCGGTGAACATTCCCCAGGACAAACTGGCCGCCCGTATCGGCGAGCTGGAAAAACACAAGGCCAAGACCATCATTCTGGTCGACGCCCTGGGTCAGACTGCCGGCACCCATGCCCGCGAGCTGATGAAATCCGGCTTTACCGCCGCCAAGCTGTCCGGCGGGATCTCCAGCTGGAAAGGCGACAACCTGCCACTGGTGAAGTGA
- the grxC gene encoding glutaredoxin 3 yields the protein MNDVIVYSSDYCPYCSRAKYLLAKKGVAFEEIKVDGKPQVRAAMAQKAGRTSVPQIWIGDTHVGGCDDLYALERAGKLDALLKA from the coding sequence ATGAACGACGTCATCGTCTATTCCAGCGATTACTGCCCTTACTGCTCGCGCGCCAAGTACCTGCTCGCGAAAAAAGGTGTGGCCTTCGAAGAGATCAAGGTCGATGGCAAGCCGCAGGTGCGCGCCGCCATGGCCCAGAAGGCTGGACGTACGTCCGTGCCGCAGATCTGGATCGGCGACACCCACGTCGGCGGATGTGACGATTTGTACGCCCTGGAGCGCGCCGGCAAGCTGGACGCGCTGCTCAAGGCCTGA
- the secB gene encoding protein-export chaperone SecB, with translation MTDQQNTAASEEETAPQFSLQRIYVRDLSFEAPKSPAIFRQQWDPAVALDLNTRQKALEGDFYEVVLTLSVTVKNGEEVAFIAEVQQAGIFLIKNLDAGSMSHTLGAFCPNILFPYARETLDSLVTRGSFPALMLAPVNFDALYAQELQRMQEAGETPTVQ, from the coding sequence ATGACTGACCAACAGAACACTGCAGCCAGCGAAGAAGAAACCGCACCGCAATTCTCCTTGCAGCGCATCTATGTACGCGACCTGTCCTTCGAAGCTCCGAAAAGCCCGGCGATTTTCCGTCAGCAATGGGATCCGGCGGTCGCTCTGGATCTGAACACCCGCCAGAAAGCCCTGGAAGGTGATTTCTACGAAGTCGTGCTGACCCTGTCCGTCACCGTGAAAAACGGTGAAGAAGTGGCCTTCATCGCTGAAGTGCAACAGGCCGGTATCTTCCTGATCAAGAACCTGGACGCGGGCTCGATGAGCCACACCCTGGGTGCGTTCTGCCCGAACATCCTGTTCCCGTATGCTCGCGAAACCCTGGACAGCCTGGTGACCCGTGGTTCGTTCCCGGCCCTGATGCTGGCCCCGGTGAACTTCGACGCCCTGTACGCGCAAGAGCTGCAGCGCATGCAGGAAGCCGGCGAGACTCCGACCGTTCAGTAA
- a CDS encoding tRNA (cytidine(34)-2'-O)-methyltransferase translates to MFHVILFQPEIPPNTGNVIRLCANSGCHLHLIEPLGFEMDDKRLRRAGLDYHEYATLQRHADLASCLESLGHPRLFAFTTKGSRPFHDAAFVPGDAFIFGPESRGLPPEVLDALPAEQRLRLPMREGCRSLNLSNTVAVAVYEAWRQNDFK, encoded by the coding sequence ATGTTTCACGTCATCCTTTTTCAACCGGAAATTCCACCGAACACCGGTAACGTTATCAGGCTGTGCGCCAACAGCGGCTGCCACCTGCATTTGATCGAACCGCTGGGCTTCGAGATGGACGACAAGCGGCTGCGTCGCGCCGGTCTCGACTATCACGAGTATGCCACTCTGCAACGCCACGCCGACCTCGCCAGTTGCCTGGAAAGCCTCGGCCATCCGCGGCTGTTCGCCTTCACCACCAAGGGTTCGCGGCCGTTTCACGATGCCGCGTTCGTCCCGGGCGATGCGTTCATCTTCGGCCCGGAAAGCCGTGGCCTGCCGCCGGAAGTGCTCGACGCCCTGCCCGCCGAACAGCGCCTGCGTCTGCCGATGCGCGAAGGCTGCCGCAGCTTGAACCTGTCCAACACCGTAGCAGTGGCCGTGTACGAAGCGTGGCGGCAGAACGACTTCAAGTAA
- the ntrC gene encoding nitrogen regulation protein NR(I), protein MSRSETVWIVDDDRSIRWVLEKALQQEGMTTQSFDSADGVMSRLARQQPDVIISDIRMPGASGLDLLARIREQHPRLPVIIMTAHSDLDSAVASYQGGAFEYLPKPFDVDEAVSLVKRANQHAQEQQGLEVAPTLTRTPEIIGEAPAMQEVFRAIGRLSHSNITVLINGESGTGKELVAHALHRHSPRAASPFIALNMAAIPKDLMESELFGHEKGAFTGAANLRRGRFEQADGGTLFLDEIGDMPADTQTRLLRVLADGEFYRVGGHVPVKVDVRIIAATHQNLETLVHAGKFREDLFHRLNVIRIHIPRLSDRREDIPTLAKHFLSRAAQELAVEPKLLKSETEEYLKNLPWPGNVRQLENTCRWITVMASGREVHIGDLPPELLSLPQDSAPVTNWEQALRQWADQALARGQSSLLDSAVPAFERIMIETALKHTAGRRRDAAVLLGWGRNTLTRKIKELGMKVDGGDDDEGDEG, encoded by the coding sequence ATGAGCCGTAGTGAAACCGTGTGGATCGTCGATGACGACCGTTCTATCCGTTGGGTTCTGGAAAAAGCCCTGCAACAGGAAGGCATGACCACCCAGAGCTTCGACAGTGCCGATGGCGTGATGAGCCGCCTGGCCCGCCAGCAGCCGGACGTGATCATCTCCGACATCCGCATGCCGGGTGCCAGTGGCCTGGATCTTCTGGCGCGGATTCGCGAGCAACACCCACGACTGCCGGTCATCATCATGACCGCTCACTCCGATCTGGACAGCGCTGTCGCCTCCTATCAGGGCGGTGCCTTCGAATACCTGCCAAAACCGTTCGATGTCGACGAAGCGGTGTCGCTGGTCAAACGCGCCAATCAGCACGCCCAGGAACAACAGGGCCTGGAAGTCGCGCCAACCCTGACCCGCACCCCGGAAATCATCGGCGAAGCACCGGCGATGCAGGAAGTGTTTCGCGCCATCGGACGCCTGAGCCACTCCAACATCACCGTATTGATCAACGGCGAATCCGGCACCGGCAAAGAGCTGGTAGCCCATGCCCTGCACCGCCACAGCCCGCGTGCGGCCTCCCCGTTCATTGCGCTGAACATGGCGGCGATTCCGAAAGACCTGATGGAGTCCGAGCTGTTCGGCCACGAGAAAGGCGCGTTCACCGGCGCAGCGAACCTTCGTCGCGGACGTTTCGAGCAAGCTGACGGCGGCACGCTGTTCCTCGATGAAATCGGCGACATGCCGGCGGACACCCAGACCCGGCTGCTGCGGGTATTGGCCGATGGCGAGTTCTATCGCGTCGGCGGGCATGTGCCGGTCAAGGTTGATGTGCGGATCATCGCCGCGACTCACCAGAATCTGGAAACCCTGGTCCACGCCGGGAAATTCCGTGAGGACTTGTTCCACCGCCTCAACGTGATCCGCATCCACATCCCGCGCCTGTCGGACCGTCGCGAAGACATCCCGACCCTGGCCAAGCACTTCCTCAGCCGCGCCGCGCAAGAGCTGGCGGTCGAGCCGAAGCTGCTGAAAAGCGAGACCGAGGAATACCTGAAAAACCTGCCGTGGCCGGGCAACGTGCGTCAGCTGGAAAACACTTGCCGCTGGATCACGGTGATGGCGTCGGGGCGCGAAGTTCACATCGGCGACCTGCCACCGGAACTGCTGAGCCTGCCTCAGGATTCAGCGCCGGTGACCAACTGGGAACAGGCGCTGCGCCAGTGGGCCGATCAGGCGCTCGCACGCGGTCAGTCGAGCCTGCTCGACAGCGCGGTGCCGGCGTTCGAGCGGATCATGATCGAGACCGCCTTGAAGCACACCGCCGGACGTCGTCGCGACGCGGCCGTGCTGCTGGGCTGGGGCCGGAACACCTTGACCCGCAAGATCAAGGAACTTGGCATGAAGGTCGATGGCGGGGATGACGATGAGGGCGATGAAGGCTGA
- the glnL gene encoding nitrogen regulation protein NR(II), protein MTISDALHRLLLDNLTTATILLDAELRLEYMNPAAEMLLAISGQRSHGQFISELFTESTEALNSLRQAVEQAHPFTKREAMLTALTGQTLTVDYAVTPILSNGATLLLLEVHPRDRLLRITKEEAQLSKQETSKMLVRGLAHEIKNPLGGIRGAAQLLARELPEDSLRDYTNVIIEEADRLRNLVDRMLGSNKLPSLALCNVHEVLERVCQLVEAESQGCITLVRDYDPSIPDVLIDREQMIQAVLNIVRNAMQAISSQNELRLGRISLRTRAMRQFTIGHIRHRLVTKIEIIDNGPGIPAELQETIFFPMVSGRPDGTGLGLAITQNIISQHQGLIECDSHPGHTTFSIFLPLEQGATST, encoded by the coding sequence ATGACCATAAGCGACGCACTCCACCGTTTGCTGCTCGACAACCTGACCACCGCCACCATCCTGCTCGATGCCGAATTGCGCCTCGAGTACATGAACCCGGCGGCGGAGATGCTGCTGGCCATCAGTGGTCAGCGCAGCCATGGGCAGTTCATCAGCGAGCTGTTTACCGAATCCACCGAAGCGCTCAACTCGTTGCGCCAGGCGGTTGAACAGGCGCACCCGTTCACCAAGCGTGAAGCGATGCTCACCGCCCTCACCGGCCAGACCCTGACGGTGGATTACGCGGTGACGCCCATCCTCAGCAATGGCGCGACCCTGCTGTTGCTGGAGGTTCACCCTCGCGACCGCCTGCTGCGGATCACCAAGGAAGAGGCGCAACTGTCCAAGCAGGAAACCAGCAAGATGCTGGTGCGCGGCCTCGCCCACGAGATCAAGAACCCGCTGGGCGGCATCCGTGGCGCCGCGCAATTGCTGGCCCGGGAGCTACCGGAAGACAGCCTGCGCGACTACACCAACGTGATCATCGAAGAAGCCGACCGCCTGCGCAATCTGGTCGACCGCATGCTCGGCTCGAACAAACTGCCGTCGCTGGCCCTGTGCAACGTCCACGAAGTGCTGGAGCGCGTCTGCCAACTGGTCGAGGCCGAAAGCCAGGGCTGCATCACGCTGGTGCGCGATTACGACCCGAGTATTCCCGACGTACTGATCGACCGTGAACAAATGATTCAGGCCGTGCTGAACATCGTGCGCAACGCCATGCAAGCGATCAGCAGCCAGAACGAGCTGCGCCTGGGCCGCATCAGCCTGCGCACCCGCGCCATGCGCCAATTCACCATCGGCCATATCCGCCATCGCCTGGTGACCAAGATCGAGATCATCGACAACGGCCCGGGGATTCCGGCGGAACTCCAGGAAACCATTTTCTTTCCCATGGTCAGCGGCCGTCCGGACGGTACCGGACTCGGCCTGGCCATCACCCAGAACATCATCAGCCAGCACCAGGGCCTGATCGAGTGTGACAGCCACCCAGGCCACACCACGTTCTCGATCTTTCTGCCACTGGAACAAGGAGCCACATCGACATGA
- a CDS encoding DUF4124 domain-containing protein, with the protein MTRGLIAACLALFALGASAEVFTYVDAQGNRVYTDQPRGNAKRVPLATSNRMASNPTGAAPITTAKKSPEQPLFRYDMLRVLVPEPDATIRSSAGELIVSVTSEPGLQKGHRYRLLLDGQATGEPGLSPVFPLNNIDRGSHSLSVEILDAQDRIVERTANQPFHMQRISLAQKRQVKPCTTDDYGVRPECPLKDKPAEPKNPFLRFF; encoded by the coding sequence GTGACTCGCGGACTGATCGCTGCGTGTCTGGCCCTGTTCGCGCTCGGTGCGTCCGCCGAAGTCTTCACTTATGTCGATGCGCAGGGCAATCGCGTCTACACCGATCAACCCCGAGGCAACGCCAAGCGTGTGCCGCTGGCCACCAGCAATCGCATGGCCTCCAACCCGACCGGGGCGGCGCCCATCACCACGGCCAAAAAATCACCGGAGCAACCGCTGTTCCGCTACGACATGCTGCGGGTGCTGGTACCCGAGCCGGACGCCACCATTCGCAGCAGCGCCGGCGAGCTGATCGTCAGCGTCACCAGCGAACCCGGCCTGCAAAAGGGACATCGCTATCGCCTGCTGCTGGATGGCCAGGCCACCGGCGAACCCGGCCTGAGCCCGGTGTTTCCACTGAACAATATCGATCGCGGCAGTCACAGTCTGTCAGTAGAGATCCTCGATGCACAGGATCGCATCGTCGAACGAACGGCCAATCAACCGTTCCACATGCAGCGCATTTCGCTGGCACAAAAGCGCCAGGTCAAACCCTGCACCACCGATGACTACGGCGTTCGACCGGAATGCCCGCTGAAAGACAAACCCGCCGAACCGAAAAATCCCTTCCTGCGTTTCTTTTAG
- a CDS encoding DUF4124 domain-containing protein has product MRPLLPILLLACAYDASAQIYKYTDANGNTVYSDHSPDGVKAQPVELPPLNSVQPQAPSAPSSDTASRAPARNAYDVLELTGLPTEEALRANNGTFTVSVQIKPRLQPPHQLRLLLDDAPYGQPSNVPILQLVNVDRGEHRLAVQVIDGEAIIQQSPAVVFTVQRVHKP; this is encoded by the coding sequence ATGCGGCCATTGCTGCCAATTCTGTTGCTGGCTTGCGCGTACGACGCGTCAGCGCAGATCTACAAATACACCGACGCCAACGGCAACACGGTCTACAGCGATCACTCGCCGGACGGCGTGAAGGCGCAGCCGGTGGAGTTGCCGCCGCTCAACAGCGTCCAGCCTCAGGCACCGAGCGCGCCGTCGTCGGACACGGCCAGCCGGGCGCCTGCGCGCAATGCCTATGACGTGCTGGAACTGACCGGCCTGCCCACCGAAGAGGCCCTGCGCGCCAACAACGGCACGTTCACCGTCAGCGTGCAGATCAAGCCGCGCCTGCAACCGCCGCACCAACTGCGCCTGCTGCTGGACGACGCGCCTTATGGCCAGCCGAGCAACGTGCCGATCCTGCAACTGGTGAACGTCGACCGGGGTGAGCATCGGCTGGCGGTTCAGGTGATCGATGGCGAGGCGATCATTCAACAGAGTCCGGCAGTGGTCTTCACTGTGCAGCGAGTGCACAAGCCGTGA
- a CDS encoding cupin domain-containing protein yields MKQCLIQILLATLATLTLQGCASPQESRQIERNLLLESTTSWDGTSYSNYPDAKPELSVLRLSIPANTQLQWHTHPIPNAAYILSGELTIESRDDGRSKRFKQGEAVAEMVNRSHRGITGDKPVELVVFYAGGEGIPLSE; encoded by the coding sequence ATGAAGCAATGTCTTATCCAGATTCTGCTTGCCACTCTGGCAACTCTGACCCTGCAAGGCTGTGCCTCGCCACAGGAATCAAGACAGATAGAGCGCAATCTGTTGCTCGAAAGCACCACGTCGTGGGATGGGACCTCCTATTCAAACTACCCCGACGCCAAACCCGAACTGTCGGTGCTCCGGCTCAGTATTCCTGCCAACACACAGCTCCAGTGGCACACTCACCCTATTCCCAACGCTGCCTACATTCTCTCCGGCGAACTGACTATCGAAAGCAGGGACGATGGCCGCAGCAAACGTTTTAAACAGGGAGAAGCCGTCGCTGAAATGGTGAACCGCAGTCATCGCGGGATCACTGGAGACAAACCTGTGGAGCTGGTTGTGTTCTATGCTGGCGGCGAGGGTATTCCATTGTCGGAGTGA
- the glnA gene encoding glutamate--ammonia ligase, whose amino-acid sequence MSKSVQLIKDHDVKWIDLRFTDTKGTQHHVTMPARDALEDDFFEVGKMFDGSSIAGWKGIEASDMILLPDDETAVLDPFTEEPTLILVCDIIEPSTMQGYDRDPRAIAHRAEEYLKTTGIGDTVFAGPEPEFFIFDEVKFKSDISGSMFKIYSEQGSWMSDQDVEGGNKGHRPGIKGGYFPVPPFDHDHEIRTAMCNALEEMGQTVEVHHHEVATAGQNEIGVKFNTLVKKADEVQTLKYVVHNVADAYGRTATFMPKPLYGDNGSGMHVHMSIAKDGKNTFAGEGYAGLSETALYFIGGIIKHGKALNGFTNPATNSYKRLVPGFEAPVMLAYSARNRSASIRIPYVNSPRGRRIEARFPDPAANPYLAFAALLMAGLDGIQNKIHPGDAADKNLYDLPPEEAKEIPQVCGSLKEALEELDKGRAFLTKGGVFSDDFIDAYIALKSEEEIKVRTFVHPLEYELYYSC is encoded by the coding sequence ATGTCGAAGTCGGTTCAACTCATCAAAGATCATGACGTCAAGTGGATTGATCTGCGCTTCACGGACACCAAAGGCACTCAGCACCACGTGACCATGCCGGCTCGCGATGCGCTGGAAGACGACTTCTTCGAAGTTGGCAAGATGTTCGACGGTTCCTCCATCGCTGGCTGGAAAGGCATCGAAGCCTCCGACATGATCCTGCTGCCGGACGACGAAACTGCCGTTCTGGACCCGTTCACCGAAGAGCCGACCCTGATCCTGGTTTGCGACATCATCGAACCTTCGACCATGCAAGGTTACGATCGCGACCCGCGCGCCATTGCCCACCGCGCCGAGGAATACCTGAAGACCACCGGTATCGGTGACACCGTATTCGCCGGTCCAGAGCCTGAGTTCTTCATCTTCGACGAAGTGAAGTTCAAGTCCGACATCTCCGGCTCGATGTTCAAGATCTACTCCGAGCAAGGCTCGTGGATGTCCGATCAGGACGTGGAAGGCGGCAACAAGGGCCACCGTCCAGGTATCAAGGGCGGCTACTTCCCGGTTCCGCCGTTCGACCACGACCACGAAATCCGTACCGCCATGTGCAACGCACTGGAAGAGATGGGTCAGACCGTTGAAGTTCACCACCACGAAGTGGCGACTGCCGGTCAGAACGAAATTGGTGTCAAGTTCAACACCCTGGTGAAGAAAGCTGACGAAGTTCAGACTCTGAAATACGTTGTACACAACGTTGCTGACGCTTACGGCCGCACCGCGACCTTCATGCCGAAGCCACTGTACGGCGACAACGGCTCGGGCATGCACGTCCACATGTCCATCGCCAAAGACGGCAAGAACACCTTCGCTGGCGAAGGCTATGCCGGCCTGTCCGAAACCGCCCTGTACTTCATCGGCGGTATCATCAAGCACGGTAAGGCCCTGAACGGCTTCACCAACCCGGCCACCAACTCCTACAAGCGTCTGGTGCCAGGTTTCGAAGCTCCGGTGATGCTGGCCTACTCGGCTCGCAACCGTTCCGCCTCGATCCGTATTCCTTACGTCAACAGCCCACGCGGCCGTCGTATCGAAGCACGTTTCCCGGATCCGGCTGCCAACCCGTACCTGGCTTTCGCAGCACTGCTGATGGCCGGCCTGGACGGTATCCAGAACAAGATCCACCCAGGCGATGCTGCTGACAAAAACCTGTACGACCTGCCGCCTGAAGAGGCGAAAGAGATCCCGCAAGTTTGCGGCAGCCTGAAAGAAGCCCTGGAAGAGCTGGACAAGGGCCGTGCGTTCCTGACCAAGGGCGGCGTATTCTCCGACGACTTCATCGATGCCTACATCGCGCTGAAATCCGAAGAAGAAATCAAGGTCCGCACCTTCGTACACCCACTGGAATATGAGCTGTACTACAGCTGCTGA
- the thiI gene encoding tRNA uracil 4-sulfurtransferase ThiI, giving the protein MKLIVKVFPEITIKSRPVRTKFIRQLAKNIRTVLRDLDPAVVVNGVWDNLELETRVTDPKALKEMGERLTCMPGIAHFLQIDEYPLGDFDDITEKCKQHYGDALAGKIFSVRCKRAGKHAFSSMDVEKYVGSKLRRECGAAGIDLKAPEIEVRIEVRDKRLFVIHSQHNGIGGYPLGALEQTLVLMSGGFDSTVAAYQIMRRGLMAHFCFFNLGGRAHELGVMEVAHFIWKKYGSSQRVLFVSVPFEEVLGEILGKVDNSHMGVVLKRMMLRASSAIAERLHIDALVTGEAISQVSSQTLPNLSVIDCVTDKLVLRPLIVAHKQDIIDTANEIGTADFARHMPEYCGVISVNPKTAAKRGRVEHEEQEFDMAVLERALANARLVPIDRVIDELGQDLQIEEVSEALAGQIVIDIRHPDAAEDEPLELEGIEVQTMPFYAVNARFKELDPTRQYLLYCDKGVMSRLHAHHLLSEGHANVRVYRPS; this is encoded by the coding sequence ATGAAACTAATCGTAAAAGTCTTCCCCGAGATCACCATCAAAAGCCGACCTGTCCGGACGAAATTCATCCGCCAGCTGGCCAAGAACATCCGCACCGTGCTCCGCGACCTGGACCCGGCCGTGGTGGTGAACGGTGTGTGGGACAATCTCGAGCTGGAAACCCGCGTGACCGATCCCAAGGCCCTGAAAGAGATGGGCGAACGCCTGACCTGCATGCCGGGCATCGCGCACTTTCTGCAGATCGACGAGTACCCGCTGGGTGACTTCGACGACATCACCGAGAAGTGCAAACAGCACTATGGCGATGCACTGGCCGGGAAGATTTTCTCGGTGCGCTGCAAGCGTGCGGGCAAGCATGCCTTCAGCTCGATGGACGTCGAAAAATACGTCGGCAGCAAGCTGCGCCGTGAGTGCGGTGCCGCCGGTATCGACCTGAAAGCGCCGGAAATCGAAGTCCGCATCGAGGTTCGCGACAAACGGTTGTTTGTCATCCACAGCCAGCACAATGGCATCGGCGGCTACCCGCTCGGTGCGCTGGAGCAGACGCTGGTATTGATGTCCGGCGGCTTCGACTCGACGGTTGCGGCCTACCAGATCATGCGTCGCGGTCTGATGGCGCACTTCTGCTTCTTCAATCTGGGCGGTCGTGCCCACGAATTGGGCGTAATGGAAGTCGCGCATTTCATCTGGAAGAAGTACGGCAGCTCGCAACGCGTGCTATTTGTCAGTGTTCCGTTCGAAGAAGTGCTGGGCGAAATTCTCGGCAAGGTCGATAACAGTCATATGGGCGTCGTATTGAAGCGTATGATGTTGCGCGCCTCCTCGGCCATCGCCGAGCGCCTGCATATTGATGCGCTGGTCACCGGCGAGGCGATCTCCCAGGTGTCGAGCCAGACGCTGCCGAACCTGTCGGTGATTGACTGCGTGACCGATAAGCTGGTCCTGCGTCCACTGATCGTCGCCCACAAGCAAGATATCATCGACACGGCCAACGAGATCGGCACCGCCGATTTCGCCCGGCACATGCCGGAGTACTGCGGGGTCATTTCGGTCAATCCGAAGACAGCCGCCAAGCGTGGTCGCGTTGAGCACGAAGAGCAGGAATTCGACATGGCGGTGCTCGAGCGTGCGCTCGCAAACGCCAGACTGGTGCCGATTGATCGGGTGATCGACGAATTGGGCCAGGATTTGCAAATCGAAGAAGTCAGCGAGGCACTGGCCGGCCAGATCGTCATCGACATCCGTCACCCGGATGCCGCCGAGGATGAGCCGCTGGAGCTCGAGGGCATAGAAGTACAGACGATGCCGTTCTATGCAGTGAACGCACGTTTCAAGGAACTGGACCCTACTCGCCAGTACCTGCTGTATTGCGACAAAGGCGTGATGAGTCGCCTGCATGCTCACCATTTGCTCAGTGAGGGGCATGCCAATGTGCGCGTTTATCGACCGAGCTAA